One segment of Clostridium botulinum DNA contains the following:
- a CDS encoding stage II sporulation protein P: MYKLTLGRKNFKQQNTRTSFFSRINGGLILLIIIVFIFFLRVGSVLKQCNERGGYAYVQLLNLGMPIVKEQVYNEESYAENNLSLKNVLLKSIGLDGLAYENILKSEVGFFNNIDNSEKTSLTFNQFNVNEESILKFSSNEKSLNSKIYDPSLKKNLNASKPEVLIYHTHTTENYAEASVDTTDENANVVGVGDALAKELEENYGISVIHDKTNHSVSYNDSYSRSSETVDKYLKKYGDFKIILDLHRDSVDNKDAMTTKVEGTDAAKIMFVNAKNSTRYDKNKELTENIFKKTEELFPGLTRKILTYNRGKNAFNQSKSDGSVLFEMGSNVNSIEEAKVTARCMARVLAEILNK; this comes from the coding sequence TTGTATAAACTTACATTAGGAAGAAAAAATTTTAAACAACAGAATACAAGAACTAGTTTTTTTTCTAGAATTAATGGTGGATTAATATTATTAATTATTATAGTATTTATATTTTTTTTAAGGGTTGGTAGTGTATTGAAGCAATGTAATGAGAGAGGCGGATATGCATATGTTCAACTGCTGAATTTGGGAATGCCTATAGTAAAAGAACAAGTTTATAATGAAGAGAGTTATGCAGAAAATAATTTATCTTTAAAAAATGTTTTATTAAAATCAATAGGACTAGATGGATTAGCGTATGAAAACATATTAAAAAGCGAAGTAGGCTTTTTTAATAATATAGATAACAGTGAGAAGACTTCATTAACATTTAACCAATTTAATGTTAATGAAGAAAGTATATTAAAATTTTCTTCAAATGAAAAATCTTTAAATAGCAAGATATATGATCCTTCTTTAAAGAAAAATTTAAATGCGTCCAAGCCGGAAGTATTAATTTATCATACGCATACAACTGAAAATTATGCAGAGGCTTCAGTTGACACTACTGATGAAAATGCAAATGTAGTTGGTGTTGGAGATGCATTAGCTAAGGAGTTAGAAGAAAATTACGGGATTTCAGTAATACATGATAAAACAAATCATAGCGTTTCATATAATGATAGTTATTCAAGATCCAGTGAGACTGTAGATAAATATCTAAAAAAATATGGTGATTTTAAAATTATATTAGATTTGCATAGAGATTCAGTTGATAATAAAGATGCTATGACCACAAAGGTTGAAGGAACAGATGCTGCTAAAATTATGTTTGTAAATGCTAAAAATAGTACAAGGTACGATAAAAACAAAGAGTTAACAGAAAATATATTTAAAAAGACAGAAGAATTATTTCCAGGGTTAACAAGGAAAATTTTAACTTATAATAGAGGGAAAAATGCATTTAACCAAAGCAAGAGTGATGGAAGTGTTCTTTTTGAAATGGGATCTAATGTAAATTCGATTGAAGAAGCAAAAGTTACAGCAAGATGCATGGCAAGAGTACTTGCTGAAATATTAAATAAATAG
- the lepA gene encoding translation elongation factor 4 gives MSERQKYIRNFSIVAHIDHGKSTLADRLLETTGTLTKREMEEQILDNMDIERERGITIKSQAARLVYRRENGEEYIFNLIDTPGHVDFTYEVSRSLAACEGALLVVDATQGIQAQTLANCYLALDNDLEISPVINKIDLPSARPEEVKQEIEDVIGIDAENAPMISAKTGLNIEQVLESIVETLPPPNGDEEAPLKALIFDSYYDSYKGVVSIVRVLDGKVKPGDKIKLMATNKVYDVTEVGVFIPSALAVPELSAGDVGYITASIKNVRDARVGDTITEASRPTEKALPGYKPAIPMVYSGIYPVDGAKYDELKEALEKLQINDAALNFEPETSIALGFGFRCGFLGLLHMEIIQERVEREFNLDIITTAPSVIYKVTKTNGEVFDITNPTNLPPMTEIDFMEEPVVKASIITPTDYVGAVMELCQERRGIYIDMEYIEETRAVITYDMPLNEIVYDFFDTLKSRTRGYASLDYEFKGYKTTKLVKLDILLNGDVVDALSMIVPDERAYSKGRGIAEKLKEIIPRQMFEVPIQAAIGSKIIARETVKAMRKDVLAKCYGGDISRKKKLLEKQKEGKKRMRQVGSVEVPQEAFMAVLKVD, from the coding sequence ATGAGTGAAAGACAAAAATATATACGAAATTTTTCAATAGTAGCACATATCGATCATGGTAAGTCAACACTTGCAGATAGATTATTAGAAACAACAGGAACGTTAACTAAGAGAGAAATGGAAGAACAAATCTTAGATAATATGGATATTGAAAGAGAAAGAGGCATAACAATAAAGTCTCAAGCAGCTAGATTAGTTTATAGAAGAGAAAATGGAGAAGAGTATATATTTAATCTTATAGATACTCCAGGACATGTGGATTTTACATATGAAGTCTCTAGAAGTTTAGCAGCATGTGAAGGTGCTTTATTAGTAGTTGACGCAACTCAAGGAATTCAAGCACAAACTTTAGCGAATTGTTATTTAGCTTTAGATAATGATTTAGAAATTTCACCAGTTATAAATAAAATTGATTTACCTTCAGCTAGACCAGAAGAAGTAAAACAAGAAATTGAAGATGTAATAGGAATAGATGCAGAAAATGCACCTATGATTTCAGCAAAAACAGGTTTAAATATAGAACAGGTTTTAGAAAGCATAGTTGAAACTTTACCTCCACCTAATGGAGATGAAGAAGCACCGTTAAAGGCTTTGATTTTTGATTCTTATTATGACAGTTATAAGGGTGTTGTATCTATTGTAAGAGTACTTGATGGTAAAGTAAAACCAGGTGATAAAATAAAACTTATGGCAACTAACAAAGTTTATGATGTAACTGAAGTAGGTGTGTTTATTCCAAGCGCGCTTGCAGTTCCGGAATTAAGCGCAGGAGATGTTGGTTACATAACAGCATCAATAAAGAATGTTAGAGATGCAAGAGTTGGTGATACCATAACAGAAGCTAGTAGACCAACAGAAAAGGCATTACCAGGATATAAACCAGCAATACCTATGGTTTATTCAGGAATATATCCGGTAGATGGAGCAAAATATGATGAATTAAAGGAAGCATTAGAAAAATTACAAATAAATGATGCAGCATTAAACTTTGAACCTGAAACATCTATAGCATTAGGTTTTGGTTTTAGATGTGGCTTCTTAGGATTATTACACATGGAGATAATTCAAGAAAGAGTTGAAAGAGAATTTAATTTAGATATAATTACTACAGCACCATCAGTTATATATAAAGTTACAAAGACAAATGGTGAAGTATTTGATATTACTAATCCAACTAATTTACCACCAATGACAGAAATAGATTTTATGGAAGAGCCAGTGGTAAAAGCATCTATAATTACACCAACTGATTATGTTGGAGCTGTTATGGAATTATGTCAAGAACGTCGTGGAATTTATATAGACATGGAATATATAGAAGAAACAAGAGCGGTAATAACTTATGATATGCCATTAAATGAAATAGTTTATGACTTTTTCGATACATTAAAATCTAGAACTAGAGGATATGCATCCTTAGATTATGAATTTAAAGGATACAAGACAACTAAGTTAGTTAAGCTTGATATTTTATTAAATGGAGATGTAGTTGATGCATTATCAATGATAGTTCCAGATGAAAGAGCTTATAGTAAAGGAAGAGGCATAGCTGAGAAATTAAAAGAAATAATTCCAAGACAAATGTTTGAAGTTCCAATTCAGGCTGCAATTGGTTCAAAAATTATAGCAAGAGAAACCGTAAAAGCTATGAGAAAAGATGTATTAGCTAAATGTTATGGTGGAGATATTTCAAGAAAGAAGAAATTACTTGAAAAGCAAAAAGAAGGTAAGAAGAGAATGAGACAGGTTGGTTCTGTTGAAGTACCACAAGAAGCATTTATGGCAGTATTAAAAGTAGATTAA
- the hemW gene encoding radical SAM family heme chaperone HemW has translation MKELFLKEISLYIHIPFCKQKCLYCDFPSYSGKEKFISGYIGALNKEIKDKASSYKIKSIFIGGGTPSYLDEIELEKLLKCINTLMLGENLEFTIECNPGSLSEDKLKIMKKYNVNRISMGLQSTKPSLLKEIGRIHTFEEFENNYLLARKVGFKNINIDLMFGLPNQSVEDWRKTLEKIIEFNPEHISAYSLIIEEGTCFYNLYNQDKLNLPSEEKERDMYLLTKKFLKENGYSQYEISNFSKDKKECYHNIVYWKLNEYLGLGVSSSSYIEGKRIKNIDDIELYIKNINSNESVENEIYENNINDDMEEFMFMGLRMIRGIEERDFKERFKKDIDEVYGDVIYKNIKQELLIRNGGRIYLTSRGIEVSNSVMSDFII, from the coding sequence ATGAAAGAACTATTTTTAAAAGAAATATCTTTATATATACATATTCCATTCTGTAAGCAAAAATGCTTATATTGTGATTTTCCATCATATTCAGGAAAAGAAAAATTTATTAGTGGGTATATAGGCGCACTTAACAAAGAAATTAAAGATAAAGCTAGTAGTTATAAAATAAAAAGTATATTTATTGGTGGTGGTACCCCCTCTTATTTAGATGAAATAGAATTAGAGAAACTTTTAAAATGCATTAATACATTAATGTTAGGAGAAAATCTAGAATTTACTATAGAATGCAATCCTGGTAGTTTAAGTGAAGATAAGTTGAAAATTATGAAAAAATACAATGTAAATAGAATAAGTATGGGACTTCAATCTACAAAACCATCTCTTCTAAAAGAAATTGGAAGAATTCATACTTTTGAAGAGTTTGAAAATAATTATTTATTGGCAAGAAAAGTAGGATTTAAAAACATAAATATAGATTTAATGTTTGGACTGCCAAATCAAAGTGTAGAAGATTGGAGAAAAACATTAGAAAAAATAATAGAATTTAATCCAGAACATATATCTGCATATAGTTTAATAATCGAAGAGGGAACTTGTTTTTATAATTTATATAATCAAGATAAATTAAATTTACCTTCAGAAGAAAAAGAAAGAGATATGTATTTGCTTACAAAAAAATTTTTAAAAGAAAATGGATATAGCCAATATGAAATTTCTAATTTTTCAAAAGATAAAAAAGAATGCTATCATAATATAGTTTATTGGAAATTAAATGAATATCTGGGTCTTGGAGTTTCATCAAGTTCTTATATTGAGGGAAAACGAATAAAAAACATAGATGATATAGAACTTTATATTAAAAATATAAATAGTAATGAAAGCGTAGAAAATGAAATTTATGAAAATAATATAAATGATGATATGGAAGAGTTTATGTTTATGGGCCTTAGAATGATTAGAGGAATAGAAGAAAGAGACTTTAAAGAGAGGTTTAAAAAAGACATAGATGAAGTGTATGGAGATGTTATTTATAAAAATATTAAACAAGAATTATTAATTCGTAATGGGGGTAGAATATATTTGACATCCCGTGGAATAGAAGTATCAAATAGTGTTATGAGTGATTTTATAATATAA
- the hrcA gene encoding heat-inducible transcriptional repressor HrcA: MTIDDRKIKILQAIINDYIHTGDPVGSRTIAKKYNLGVGSATIRNEMADLEDMGYLEQPHASSGRVPSNKGYRLYVDSLMENQLLTPEENLKIKQYIIDTAMLEVDKIVRQTSSLLSELTNLTCVIQTPSVNKSFIKSLQLMKVDSTTLVSVIITDAGVMKNHIIRVNSTPTIEELNKINAVINRRLVNLCIEQINLQVINQLKEDLQGYDELFNALLTPLYETLKNAADSPDLIMEGATNIFNYPEYNDIEKAKEMLSLLNDKESLRDLLKTNKDITIRIGEENYKPQAKDCSIIAAEYSFGDRPIGTIGLIGPKRIDYSKVISIMAEIVKELNNILNNQSK; the protein is encoded by the coding sequence ATGACTATTGATGATAGAAAAATAAAAATACTCCAAGCTATTATCAATGATTATATTCATACTGGAGATCCAGTTGGCTCTAGAACTATTGCTAAAAAGTATAACTTAGGAGTGGGATCTGCAACTATTAGAAATGAAATGGCAGATCTTGAAGACATGGGTTATTTAGAACAGCCCCATGCTTCGTCAGGGAGAGTTCCATCTAATAAAGGATATAGATTATATGTTGATAGTTTGATGGAAAATCAATTACTAACACCTGAAGAAAATTTAAAAATAAAGCAATACATTATAGATACAGCTATGTTAGAAGTAGATAAGATAGTTAGACAAACAAGTTCACTATTATCAGAACTTACTAATTTAACTTGTGTAATTCAAACTCCATCAGTAAATAAAAGTTTTATTAAATCACTTCAGTTGATGAAAGTAGATAGTACTACATTAGTATCAGTAATAATAACAGATGCTGGAGTAATGAAAAATCATATAATAAGAGTTAATTCAACTCCTACAATTGAGGAACTAAATAAGATAAATGCAGTTATTAATAGGAGACTAGTAAATCTTTGTATAGAACAAATAAACTTGCAAGTTATAAATCAATTAAAAGAAGATTTACAAGGATATGATGAATTATTTAATGCTCTTTTAACTCCATTATATGAAACGTTAAAAAATGCAGCAGATTCACCTGATTTAATTATGGAGGGCGCTACTAATATATTTAACTATCCAGAATACAATGATATTGAAAAAGCTAAGGAAATGTTATCTCTTCTTAATGATAAAGAATCATTAAGAGATTTACTTAAAACTAATAAAGATATAACTATTAGAATAGGTGAGGAAAATTATAAACCACAGGCTAAAGATTGTAGTATAATCGCTGCTGAATATTCTTTTGGAGATAGGCCAATTGGAACTATTGGATTAATAGGTCCTAAAAGAATAGATTATTCTAAAGTAATATCAATAATGGCTGAAATTGTAAAAGAATTAAATAATATATTAAATAATCAGAGTAAATAA
- the grpE gene encoding nucleotide exchange factor GrpE, producing MEYNDETLKNEEVMEDVIEENENQEDNIENNDSENLTDEASKESSEESLNEEEDELSMMKKHKAENEKLKQEIEALNDRVLRITAEYDNYRKRTTKEKQGIYSDACVDVLKELVPVLDNLERAVAAEGSLEDLKKGVEMTIKSCQSSFEKLGVEEIDASADFDPNLHQAVMHIEDENMGKNQIAEVFLKGYKKEDKVIRYTVVKVAN from the coding sequence ATGGAATATAATGATGAAACATTAAAAAATGAAGAAGTAATGGAAGATGTTATTGAAGAAAATGAAAATCAAGAAGATAATATTGAAAATAATGATAGTGAAAATCTAACGGATGAAGCTTCTAAAGAATCTTCTGAAGAATCTTTAAATGAAGAAGAGGATGAACTTAGCATGATGAAAAAGCACAAGGCAGAAAATGAGAAGTTGAAGCAAGAAATAGAAGCTTTAAATGATAGAGTATTAAGAATTACTGCTGAATATGACAATTACAGAAAGAGAACAACCAAAGAAAAACAAGGGATATATTCAGATGCTTGTGTAGATGTATTAAAAGAATTAGTTCCTGTTTTAGATAATCTTGAAAGAGCAGTTGCTGCAGAAGGAAGTCTTGAAGATCTAAAAAAAGGTGTAGAAATGACAATAAAATCTTGCCAAAGCTCTTTTGAAAAACTAGGAGTTGAAGAAATAGATGCATCAGCAGATTTTGATCCAAACCTTCATCAAGCAGTAATGCATATAGAAGATGAAAATATGGGAAAAAATCAAATTGCAGAAGTTTTCTTAAAAGGATATAAAAAAGAAGATAAAGTAATTAGATATACAGTTGTTAAAGTAGCTAACTAA
- the dnaK gene encoding molecular chaperone DnaK, protein MGKIIGIDLGTTNSCVAVMEGGEPVVITNSEGARTTPSVVSFQADGERLVGQVAKRQSITNPDKTIISIKRHMGTSYKVDIDGKNYSPQEISAMVLQKIKADAESYLGESVTQAVITVPAYFNDSERQATKDAGKIAGLEVLRIINEPTAAALAYGLDKMDSNHKILVYDLGGGTFDVSILELGDGVFEVLSTNGDTKLGGDDFDQKVMDYIAETFKAENGIDLRQDKMALQRLKEAAEKAKIELSSSMQTNINLPFITADATGPKHIDLNLTRAKFNEITHDLVQRSIEPMKKALSDAAISIDEIEKIILVGGSTRIPAVVEAVKNFTGKDPSKGVNPDECVAVGAAVQAGVLTGEVKDVLLLDVTPLTLGIETAGGIATPLIERNTTIPTKKSQIFSTAADSQTSVEINVVQGERQMAMDNKSLGRFTLSGIAPAPRGIPQIEVTFDIDANGIVKVSALDKGTGKEANITITASTNLNDEEIDKAVKEAEKFAEEDKKRKEKVETLNNADQLIYQTEKALTELGDKVSAEDKAKVTEKLEALKAIKDGEDLEAIKKATEELTQEFYAVSSKVYAAAGGDPSQAGGFDPNAAGGAQQAPHDDNVVDADFKVDDDK, encoded by the coding sequence ATGGGAAAAATAATAGGAATTGATTTAGGAACAACTAATTCATGTGTTGCAGTTATGGAAGGTGGAGAACCTGTTGTTATAACAAATTCAGAAGGTGCAAGAACTACGCCATCAGTAGTATCTTTCCAAGCTGACGGAGAAAGATTAGTAGGTCAAGTTGCTAAAAGACAATCTATAACAAATCCAGATAAAACTATAATCTCAATAAAGAGACATATGGGAACTTCTTATAAGGTTGATATAGACGGTAAGAACTATTCACCACAAGAAATTTCAGCTATGGTACTTCAAAAAATAAAAGCTGATGCTGAAAGTTATTTAGGTGAAAGTGTAACTCAAGCGGTTATTACAGTACCTGCTTACTTTAATGATAGTGAAAGACAAGCAACAAAAGATGCAGGTAAAATTGCTGGTTTAGAAGTATTAAGAATAATAAATGAACCAACAGCAGCAGCGTTAGCTTATGGATTAGATAAAATGGATTCAAATCATAAAATATTAGTTTATGATTTAGGTGGTGGTACTTTTGATGTATCTATCTTAGAATTAGGAGATGGAGTATTTGAAGTATTATCTACTAATGGTGATACAAAACTTGGTGGAGATGATTTCGACCAAAAAGTTATGGACTATATAGCAGAAACATTTAAGGCGGAAAATGGAATTGATTTAAGACAAGATAAAATGGCTCTTCAAAGATTAAAGGAAGCAGCAGAAAAAGCAAAGATTGAATTATCTTCATCAATGCAAACAAACATCAATTTACCATTTATCACAGCAGATGCAACAGGTCCAAAACATATAGACCTAAATTTAACAAGAGCTAAATTCAATGAAATTACTCATGATTTAGTTCAAAGAAGTATTGAACCTATGAAGAAAGCATTAAGTGATGCTGCGATTTCTATAGATGAAATTGAAAAAATAATCTTAGTTGGTGGATCAACAAGAATACCTGCAGTTGTAGAAGCAGTTAAAAACTTTACAGGAAAAGATCCATCAAAGGGAGTTAACCCAGATGAATGTGTAGCAGTAGGAGCAGCAGTTCAAGCGGGAGTGTTAACAGGAGAAGTTAAAGATGTATTATTATTAGATGTTACACCATTAACTTTAGGAATAGAAACAGCTGGTGGAATAGCAACTCCATTAATTGAAAGAAATACAACTATTCCAACTAAAAAGAGCCAAATATTCTCAACTGCAGCAGACAGTCAAACATCAGTTGAAATAAATGTAGTTCAAGGTGAAAGACAAATGGCTATGGATAATAAATCATTAGGAAGATTTACTTTATCAGGAATAGCTCCAGCACCAAGAGGAATTCCTCAAATCGAAGTTACATTTGATATTGATGCTAATGGTATTGTTAAAGTATCAGCATTAGATAAAGGAACAGGAAAAGAAGCTAATATAACTATTACTGCATCTACTAACTTAAATGATGAAGAAATAGATAAGGCTGTAAAAGAAGCAGAAAAATTCGCAGAAGAAGATAAGAAGAGAAAAGAAAAGGTAGAAACTTTAAATAATGCAGATCAATTAATTTACCAAACAGAAAAAGCTTTAACTGAACTTGGAGATAAAGTATCAGCAGAAGATAAAGCTAAAGTTACTGAAAAACTAGAAGCTCTTAAAGCTATAAAAGATGGAGAAGATTTAGAAGCTATAAAGAAAGCTACAGAAGAATTAACTCAAGAATTCTATGCTGTATCTTCTAAAGTTTATGCAGCAGCTGGTGGAGATCCATCTCAAGCTGGTGGATTTGATCCAAATGCAGCAGGTGGAGCACAACAAGCACCACATGATGACAATGTTGTAGATGCTGATTTTAAAGTAGATGATGATAAATAA
- the dnaJ gene encoding molecular chaperone DnaJ, with amino-acid sequence MANKDYYEVLGLQKGASDDEIKKAFRKLAIKYHPDKNKGNTEAEEKFKEINEAYQVLSDPEKKSNYDQFGSADFNGGGFGSGGFGGFDMGGFGDIFDMFTGGGSSTRRRNGPVNGNDIEYTLTLTFEEAVFGVEKEITVNRSESCEHCNGSGAEPGTSKKTCPTCSGTGQVRVQRQTPLGSFVSTSTCDRCSGTGNIIEKPCTHCRGNGNVRKTRKINVNIPAGVDTGNVMPLRGQGEHGLRGGSPGDLYIRINVSPSKEFTRKGNDIYIDTHISMAKAALGTEITVKTVEGNVKYTVPEGTQSGTLFRLKGKGVARVNSTGKGDQYVRVIVDIPKGLNQKQKEALYTFMEACGEEMDENTHSFKKNLFGRKK; translated from the coding sequence ATGGCAAACAAAGATTATTATGAAGTTCTTGGACTTCAAAAAGGTGCAAGTGATGATGAAATAAAAAAAGCTTTTAGAAAATTAGCTATTAAATATCATCCCGATAAGAATAAAGGGAATACAGAAGCAGAAGAAAAATTTAAAGAAATAAATGAAGCTTATCAAGTGCTTTCTGATCCAGAAAAAAAATCTAACTATGATCAATTTGGAAGTGCTGACTTTAATGGCGGCGGATTTGGATCTGGCGGATTTGGCGGTTTCGATATGGGTGGATTTGGAGATATTTTTGATATGTTTACTGGCGGTGGTTCAAGTACACGTAGAAGAAATGGACCAGTTAATGGTAATGATATTGAATATACATTAACATTAACTTTTGAAGAAGCTGTATTTGGTGTTGAAAAAGAAATTACAGTTAACAGAAGTGAAAGCTGTGAACATTGTAATGGATCAGGTGCTGAACCTGGAACTTCTAAAAAAACTTGTCCAACTTGTAGTGGAACGGGTCAAGTAAGAGTTCAAAGACAAACTCCACTTGGCAGTTTTGTATCGACATCAACTTGTGATAGATGTAGTGGAACAGGAAATATAATTGAAAAACCTTGTACACATTGTAGAGGAAATGGAAATGTTAGAAAGACAAGAAAGATAAATGTTAACATTCCTGCAGGTGTTGATACAGGAAATGTTATGCCTCTTAGAGGACAAGGTGAACATGGATTAAGAGGGGGAAGTCCTGGAGATTTATACATTAGAATAAATGTATCTCCATCAAAGGAATTCACAAGAAAAGGAAATGATATTTATATAGATACTCATATATCAATGGCTAAAGCAGCTCTTGGTACAGAAATTACAGTCAAGACAGTAGAAGGAAATGTAAAATATACTGTTCCAGAAGGAACACAATCAGGCACATTATTTAGATTAAAAGGAAAAGGTGTTGCTAGGGTTAATTCTACTGGAAAAGGTGATCAATATGTAAGAGTAATTGTTGATATACCTAAAGGGTTAAATCAAAAGCAAAAAGAAGCGTTATATACGTTTATGGAAGCTTGTGGCGAAGAAATGGATGAAAATACACATAGCTTTAAGAAAAATCTTTTTGGTAGAAAGAAATAA
- a CDS encoding nitrite/sulfite reductase, giving the protein MDKLKKILLDEIEEFRKQGHEFCEGKMSVMDFKKISGGMGAYAHRGGEKFMVRLRTPSGITHVDELKFIYDMGKKYNLEKIHLTTRQAVQFHDISIDDVCEIMKEGLEHNIYTRGAGGNYPRNVAMSPLAGVDRYEAFDVTPYALAVNNHFLRKINTYNLPRKIKVSFSSSNMDCGHSTVTDLGFLAVVENDKKYFKVYIGGGLGRNPKLGIAYDELIDPSEVLYHVEAMTNLFMAEGDYENKNKARIRYILDRMGPEEFLNCYKKYLKEVKNKEDLTLHLYVSECNKEGIEIDLEHNRLYEQKQKGLYSVYFHPIGGQLYLKDLKLIIDEIENIKDVEIRLTMTEGMYIRNLDGEEAKRLLEATKDLGGETTLEQSISCIGVPTCQMGILNSQGTLDNILKYFKEKNYRKDVLPRVHISGCGNSCGVHEVALIGFTGKKKRVNDETRDAFELHINGSFEEGNARLGKVYGDILADDVPEFLYELALLLEKDNINFHDYLKSHEEEFEALVNKFEK; this is encoded by the coding sequence ATGGATAAGTTGAAAAAGATTTTGTTAGATGAAATAGAGGAATTTAGAAAACAAGGACATGAATTTTGTGAAGGCAAAATGTCTGTTATGGATTTCAAAAAAATATCTGGTGGTATGGGAGCATATGCACATCGCGGTGGTGAAAAATTCATGGTGCGTCTTAGAACACCATCAGGAATAACACATGTAGATGAATTAAAATTCATATATGATATGGGTAAAAAGTATAATTTAGAAAAGATACATTTAACTACAAGGCAAGCAGTTCAATTTCATGATATATCTATAGATGATGTATGCGAGATAATGAAAGAAGGATTAGAACACAATATATATACTAGAGGTGCTGGGGGAAATTATCCAAGAAATGTTGCAATGTCTCCACTAGCCGGAGTAGATAGGTATGAAGCTTTTGATGTTACACCTTATGCATTAGCTGTAAATAATCATTTTTTGAGAAAAATAAATACATATAATCTTCCTAGAAAAATTAAGGTTTCATTTTCAAGTAGTAATATGGACTGTGGACATTCTACTGTTACAGATTTGGGATTTTTAGCAGTTGTAGAGAATGATAAAAAGTATTTTAAGGTATATATAGGTGGAGGCCTAGGAAGAAATCCAAAGTTAGGAATTGCTTATGATGAACTTATAGATCCTAGTGAAGTCTTATATCATGTTGAGGCTATGACAAATCTATTTATGGCAGAAGGTGATTATGAAAATAAAAACAAAGCACGTATAAGATATATATTAGATAGAATGGGACCAGAAGAGTTTTTAAATTGTTATAAAAAATACTTGAAGGAAGTAAAGAACAAAGAAGATTTGACTTTACATTTATATGTATCAGAGTGTAATAAAGAAGGTATAGAAATTGATTTAGAGCACAATAGGTTATATGAGCAAAAGCAAAAGGGGTTATATAGTGTATATTTCCATCCGATAGGAGGTCAATTATATCTAAAAGATTTGAAATTGATTATTGATGAAATTGAAAATATTAAAGATGTAGAAATAAGGCTTACTATGACCGAAGGAATGTATATTAGAAACTTAGATGGAGAAGAGGCTAAGAGACTTTTAGAGGCCACTAAAGATTTAGGTGGAGAAACTACACTAGAACAAAGTATATCTTGTATAGGAGTACCTACATGCCAAATGGGTATATTGAATAGCCAAGGTACATTAGATAATATATTAAAATATTTTAAAGAGAAAAATTATAGAAAGGATGTATTGCCTAGAGTTCATATATCTGGTTGTGGAAATTCATGTGGTGTTCATGAAGTTGCTTTGATTGGATTTACAGGAAAGAAGAAGAGAGTAAATGATGAAACTAGAGATGCATTTGAACTTCATATAAATGGATCTTTTGAAGAAGGGAATGCAAGACTTGGTAAAGTATATGGAGACATTTTAGCAGACGATGTTCCAGAATTTCTTTATGAGTTAGCATTGTTGTTGGAAAAAGATAATATTAATTTTCATGATTATTTAAAGAGTCATGAAGAAGAATTTGAAGCACTAGTAAATAAATTTGAAAAATAA